The Flammeovirga yaeyamensis genome segment GGGTCTAGAATATCCTATCATTTTAAAACCCAATGAAGGAGAAAGAGGAAGCGGCGTAGAAAAAATTCAATCTGATATTGATTTAAAGGAATATTTAAAACCTCAGCCCAAGGAAATTATCTTACAAGAGTTTATCGATACAAATGATGAGTATGGGGTGATGTATGTACGTTATCCTGATCAGTTGAAAGGGAAAATTACATCCATTGTTTATAAAGGAGAACTTTATGTTGTTGGAGATGGAGTAAGTAATTTACTTCAACTCTTTGAAGGACATCAAAGAGCCTTTTTGTATTTAGATTTTTTGAAAGAAAAGTACGATGATCGTTTGCATGAAGTAGTTGATGATGGAGAGGTTTTCATGTTGTCAAAAATGGGAAATCATTCAAGAGGAGCTATTTTTAATGATGCGAACTACTTGATATCACAATTAGACACTAAAGTCTTTGATGAAATTTCTTCTCATATTGATGGCTTTTATTTTGGAAGGTATGATTTAAAAGCGAAAGACGAGCAAGCATTGATCAATGGTGATTTTAAAGTGATGGAGTTGAATGGTGTGAACTCTGAGCCTGCTCATATTTACGACCCTGAAAATTCTTTATTTGCTGCCTATAAAGATTTGTTTGCCCATTGGTGGAGAATCTATAAAATTGGTAAACAAAACAGAAAACAAGGACATTCTGATACCCCTTTTCCGGTTTTATTACAATCCTTAATGAATAGATAATTATCTTTGCATTCTATCAAAAAAGACGTTGAATGTTTATTGAGCGGTTGTACATAAAAGATTTTAAAAGCTATTCTGAACAAACAGTAGAATTAAAAGAAGGAGTAAACTGTATAGTGGGACCTAATGGAATAGGTAAAACCAATATGCTAGATGCCATTTACCTTCTTTCTATGACGAAAAGTGCTTTCAGTTATACTGAGCAACAAAATGTGCGTCATGGCGAGAAGACTTTTGCAATTTCTGGTAAGTTTATTCACCGAGATCAAGTGGATACTGTTATTTGTCAGTTTCAAAAGCCGAAGAAAAAATTTAGTGTCAACGGAAAAGACTACAAGAAGTTTAGCGATCATTTTGGGAAGTACCCTTGTGTATTAATAGCTCCTAATGATACTGATCTTTTGAGAGAAGGAAGCGAGATTCGTCGAAAGTATTTTGATAGTGTAATCTCCCAGTACGATAAGGTATATTTAAAAGCCCTTATTGATTATCAAAGAGCCTTATTGCAAAGAAATGAGCTTTTGAAGCTATTTGCAGAGAAAAGGCAAATGCCTAATCGCGATTGGGTAGCTCCTTATGATCATGCCTTACTTCAAAATGGGAAATTAATCAATCAAAAGAGACAAGAATTTGTTACTAAATTTCTTCCATTTTTTGAGGAATCCTATTCATTTTTATCTGAGGGAAGAGAGCAAGCCTCTATTCGCTATAAATCTGAATTTTCTAAAGACAATTTTGAGGAGATTTATCAAGAAGCTTGGGAGAAGGATGTAGTTTTACATAGGACCACAAAAGGAATTCATAAAGATGATTTTGAGTTTCAATTATCCGACTTGTCATTAAAGAAATATGGATCCCAAGGTCAGCAAAAATCATTTATTATCGCTTTAAAATTGGCACAACATTCTCTATTAAAAGGGACGTTGTCTAAAGTTCCAATTTTACTTTTAGATGATATTTTTGACAAATTGGACGATAATAGGATCAAAAAGTTGTTAGAGTTGATCAAAGAAAAGAAATTTGGACAAATAATTTTGACAGATGCACGACCTGAACGGTCTAAATCATTGATGGAGGAAATTAATACTGCATCTCATTTTATAGAAATAGAACATTTTGGCTGAAGAAAAGAAGACTGTATATCGATTTAGAAAAAGAAATCCTATTCCCAAGAAGCATGAGACTATTGGGATTGGAGAGGCGATGCAGAAATTTGTCAAAACTCTAAATAAAAGTAAGAGTTATAACCAATCTATGTTAAACAAGGTTTGGGATGAAGTAATGGGTCATACGATTGCTTCTAGAACTCAAGAACTAAGACTTAGAGGTAAAACCCTCTATATTAAATTAAATACTCCGGCCCTCAGAAATGAACTAAATATGGCCAGAGAACATGTTGTAAAAAGATTAAACCAAAGACTTGGGGCAGAAATACTGTCTGAAGTAAAATTCGTATAAATATGTCTGAAAATAAGCATAACTATGTTGTTATTATGGCCGGTGGAGTTGGAAGTAGATTCTGGCCATACAGTAGAGAAAGCCGTCCAAAGCAATTTCAAGATATCTTAGGTGTTGGGAAGACCATGATTCAAATGACAGCAGAGCGTTTTGAGCCTGTTTGTCCGAAAGAAAATATTTTTGTGGTGACTAGTCAAGCCTATAAAGACATTACATTGGAACAATTACCTTTTTTAAGTGAAGACCAGGTATTATGTGAGCCAATGAGAAGAAATACAGCACCATGTATTGCTTATGCGAGTTATAAGATTGGTTTAAAAGATCCACATGCAAATATTGTAGTTGCACCTGCCGATCATGTGATTTTGGATGTTCCTGAATTCCAATTGCGTGTTGAAAAAGCATTACATTATGCAGCATCAAATGATGTTTTGATTACTTTAGGTATCCGACCAAATAGACCTGATACTGGGTATGGCTATATTCAAGCATTAAATAATGAACGCTTGGAAGTACTTTATAAAGTAAAAACCTTCACTGAAAAGCCCAATGAAGAATTAGCAAGAGCATTTGTATTAAGTGGAGACTTTGTTTGGAATGCAGGAATCTTTGTTTGGAATGTCAAATCAATCAAACATGCCTTTAAAACATACTTGGACGATGTAGATCATTTATTCTCTTCAGTTGAAGACAAATTCTACACTTCAGAGGAAAGCCATGCTATAGATGAGATCTATCATCAGTGTAGAGATATCTCAATAGATTATGGTATAATGGAACATGCAGACAATGTGTATGTAATGCGTACAGATTTTGGTTGGTCTGATTTGGGTACATGGAAATCATTATATGAGCAAGCACCTAAAAACGAAGAAGAAAATGTATTGCAAGGTAATGTTATGGCCTACGAAACATTTAATTCAATTGTAAAAACACCGTCCGATCGACTTGTAGTAGTACAAGGATTGGAAAATTATATTGTTGCTGAATACGATAATGTTTTAATGATTTGTAATAAAGATCATGAGCAACGTGTAAAGCAGTTTCTAAAGAATGCTAAAGAACAAAAAGGAGAAAAGTATATATAAATTACCTTATTGTTTCTTTATGTAATAAATTAGAGTCAAAATTTTTTAATAACTGATTGGGGCTAGATTCTGTACAACTTTGTGCTGCTGTAAGTAAACAGAACTCTTGATATTGTTCCCATTTCATATTTACTATCTAAAATAATGAACAAAACTATTTGCGTTATAGGCTTAGGTTA includes the following:
- a CDS encoding mannose-1-phosphate guanylyltransferase, coding for MSENKHNYVVIMAGGVGSRFWPYSRESRPKQFQDILGVGKTMIQMTAERFEPVCPKENIFVVTSQAYKDITLEQLPFLSEDQVLCEPMRRNTAPCIAYASYKIGLKDPHANIVVAPADHVILDVPEFQLRVEKALHYAASNDVLITLGIRPNRPDTGYGYIQALNNERLEVLYKVKTFTEKPNEELARAFVLSGDFVWNAGIFVWNVKSIKHAFKTYLDDVDHLFSSVEDKFYTSEESHAIDEIYHQCRDISIDYGIMEHADNVYVMRTDFGWSDLGTWKSLYEQAPKNEEENVLQGNVMAYETFNSIVKTPSDRLVVVQGLENYIVAEYDNVLMICNKDHEQRVKQFLKNAKEQKGEKYI
- a CDS encoding DUF721 domain-containing protein → MAEEKKTVYRFRKRNPIPKKHETIGIGEAMQKFVKTLNKSKSYNQSMLNKVWDEVMGHTIASRTQELRLRGKTLYIKLNTPALRNELNMAREHVVKRLNQRLGAEILSEVKFV
- the recF gene encoding DNA replication/repair protein RecF (All proteins in this family for which functions are known are DNA-binding proteins that assist the filamentation of RecA onto DNA for the initiation of recombination or recombinational repair.); this translates as MFIERLYIKDFKSYSEQTVELKEGVNCIVGPNGIGKTNMLDAIYLLSMTKSAFSYTEQQNVRHGEKTFAISGKFIHRDQVDTVICQFQKPKKKFSVNGKDYKKFSDHFGKYPCVLIAPNDTDLLREGSEIRRKYFDSVISQYDKVYLKALIDYQRALLQRNELLKLFAEKRQMPNRDWVAPYDHALLQNGKLINQKRQEFVTKFLPFFEESYSFLSEGREQASIRYKSEFSKDNFEEIYQEAWEKDVVLHRTTKGIHKDDFEFQLSDLSLKKYGSQGQQKSFIIALKLAQHSLLKGTLSKVPILLLDDIFDKLDDNRIKKLLELIKEKKFGQIILTDARPERSKSLMEEINTASHFIEIEHFG
- a CDS encoding ATP-grasp domain-containing protein, yielding MTSVNPGMKYGGFFDYSKYDVLKQIPQKYVPKSDFYFDTPSVDEVKASMKSLGLEYPIILKPNEGERGSGVEKIQSDIDLKEYLKPQPKEIILQEFIDTNDEYGVMYVRYPDQLKGKITSIVYKGELYVVGDGVSNLLQLFEGHQRAFLYLDFLKEKYDDRLHEVVDDGEVFMLSKMGNHSRGAIFNDANYLISQLDTKVFDEISSHIDGFYFGRYDLKAKDEQALINGDFKVMELNGVNSEPAHIYDPENSLFAAYKDLFAHWWRIYKIGKQNRKQGHSDTPFPVLLQSLMNR